In one Paramisgurnus dabryanus chromosome 21, PD_genome_1.1, whole genome shotgun sequence genomic region, the following are encoded:
- the ebp gene encoding 3-beta-hydroxysteroid-Delta(8),Delta(7)-isomerase, producing MVKKADTMNHPYWPRNLSIPNYVENDRSMSEILTFLFSVSGILLLATWSLTGCKVSGRRLSGGRRLALCWFTVCGFIHGVIEGWFSLYYSIIPEDQSFLSQLWKEYCKGDSRYAIADNFTVSMETVTACLWGPLSIWIVLAFLYNRPYRFVLQLIVSLGQLYGAVLYFFTEHREGYIHSEYGHPIYFWFYFVFMNALWVVIPLILILDSWLQLSTSQFMFDKAALKEKSKRS from the exons ATGGTGAAAAAAGCAGACACTATGAATCATCCCTATTGGCCACGCAACCTGTCCATTCCAAACTATGTAGAAAATGACCGTTCAATGTCAGAAATCCTCACATTCCTGTTTTCTGTGTCTGGGATCCTGCTGCTTGCTACTTGGTCACTAACTGGGTGTAAGGTTTCTGGCCGCAGGCTCAGTGGAGGGAGAAGGTTAGCACTGTGCTGGTTCACTGTGTGCGGCTTCATCCATGGAGTAATTGAAGGATGGTTCTCTTTATACTACAGCATTATTCCAGAAGACCAGAGTTTTCTTTCTCAGCTCT GGAAAGAATATTGCAAAGGAGACAGCAGATATGCAAT AGCTGATAATTTCACTGTAAGCATGGAGACTGTGACTGCTTGCCTCTGGGGTCCCTTAAGCATCTGGATTGTTTTGGCCTTCCTATATAATCGTCCTTACAGATTTGTTCTGCAGCTCATCGTATCTCTGG GTCAACTGTATGGTGCAGTGCTTTACTTCTTCACCGAACACAGAGAGGGATACATTCACAGCGAGTACGGTCATCCCATCTACTTCTGGTTTTACTTTGTATTCATGAATGCTTTATGGGTTGTCATTCCTCTAATTCTCATACTGGATTCGTGGCTTCAGTTATCTACCAGTCAGTTCATGTTTGATAAAGCAGCCCTGAAAGAAAAGTCTAAAAGAAGTTAG
- the vma22 gene encoding coiled-coil domain-containing protein 115, whose product MRVQSCLDEQLLLFMDQLEALEEKRHKLNSLIEEGWFSIAKARYSMGNKQVSALQYASEMEPLVYVEDSLLERGTVEFTCKRAENKSEELKNNIEDIGAKEGGLRRRINTKQKETKVEDASDTQQETELQEKPKTESPTPENRDPLKWFGILVPQNLKKAQAAFKEVITVSAEIASLQSVILATRKEMQAQMKEKQDSVGETKLETLKE is encoded by the exons ATGCGTGTCCAAAGTTGTTTGGATGAGCAGTTATTGCTGTTCATGGACCAACTCGAAGCTTTGGAAGAGAAAAGACATAAACTGAATTCTCTTATAGAAGAG GGATGGTTTTCTATCGCCAAGGCACGTTATTCAATGGGAAACAAGCAAGTCTCTGCCTTACAGTATGCGAGTGAGATGGAACCGCTTGTTTACGTGGAAGACAG CTTGCTGGAAAGAGGAACAGTTGAGTTTACATGTAAAAGAGCGGAGAATAAATCAGAAGAGCTGAAAAATAACATAGAAGACATTGGAGCAAAGGAGGGAG GTCTTAGAAGGCGAATAAATACCAAACAAAAGGAAACTAAAGTGGAAGATGCTTCTGATACGCAACAGGAGACAGAGCTTCAAGAAAAACCAAAAACTGAATCACCAACACCAGAGAACAGAGATCCACTGAAGTGGTTTGGAATCCTTGTACCACAAAATCTGAAAAAAGCTCAAGCTGCATTTAAGGAAG TGATCACTGTCTCAGCAGAGATTGCATCCCTACAAAGTGTAATACTGGCTACAAGGAAAGAGATGCAGGCCCAgatgaaagaaaaacaagacaGTGTGGGGGAGACCAAACTGGAAACGCTAAAAGAATAA
- the LOC135775648 gene encoding zinc finger BED domain-containing protein 4 — MASKSRVSILDYFNIVCEGENGKIESNCKACGTRIQAKRTVTSNFVTHLKRKHQAMYDEFVRKKDVKREAMQTCAGPPTGRVIPQSGTGLNKFDYSDPRQSLISEAIAKMIIRDLQPAQIVEYEGFRELLQLLEPRYTPIPCHYIQQQLLPAYVSQVQQAAKQALKGAESCSVTLDTLSVNCGYLGVTCHFINTDCNIRSALLACLPLPGHSNTQQMLSEFDEISESHGISGKVFRVVADSSPSEKRSAFRLPGFHLMGNGEEDEEGEDDSSDEEAVAGGIKEAVSSNENHKSLDHCLGQSRIDCFARLLAQCVKEGVCSSPQISVPLSKAAHLYNYVNATVAPEKLLHVFGSSSTLAGEQESSSTDKYWTAQLKIMRQMVESMDFLEDIVDRNDLVLGNLEKAVLRELVEVLEPFEEASDMVSGDKHVSISLALPCVLGLRKHLAEVTTQQCSGIVMGLSQALERRLAGILEDPLFVTATTLDPQFKLSWSSDTDWHKQVLLEEVGKHTQPLSPLEHHSEAQPSPSKRCKLFSFIKQRPTTQAKTVEQELSTYLHEEPTDEDPLQYWKRKSIDFPLLSQVAKKVFTVPATTTSVDQIFNLVSKTLGPQRCQYMPKNLDTLIYLKANYKILWS; from the exons ATGGCGTCAAAATCAAGGGTCTCCATTCTGGATTACTTCAATATCGTCTGTGAGGGGGAAAATGGCAAAATTGAATCAAACTGCAAAGCTTGTGGCACACGGATTCAGGCTAAACGGACagtcacttctaactttgttacacatttaaag CGCAAACATCAAGCCATGTATGACGAGTTTGTAAGAAAAAAGGATGTAAAAAGAGAGGCAATGCAGACGTGTGCTGGCCCTCCAACAGGTCGGGTAATCCCTCAAAGTGGCACTGGGTTGAACAAATTTGATTACAGTGACCCACGTCAATCCCTCATCTCAGAAGCCATCGCCAAGATGATCATCCGGGACCTTCAGCCGGCACAGATTGTAGAATATGAAGGTTTTCGTGAGCTGCTCCAGCTCCTGGAGCCCCGTTACACGCCGATACCCTGTCATTACATCCAACAGCAGCTTCTGCCAGCCTATGTCTCTCAGGTGCAGCAAGCTGCCAAACAGGCCCTCAAAGGCGCAGAATCCTGCAGCGTGACTCTTGACACTTTGAGTGTTAATTGTGGGTATCTTGGAGTGACTTGTCATTTCATAAATACTGATTGTAATATTAGATCTGCGCTTTTGGCGTGCCTACCACTTCCAGGCCACAGCAACACCCAGCAGATGCTCTCTGAGTTCGACGAGATTTCCGAATCCCATGGAATCTCCGGGAAAGTGTTCAGAGTTGTTGCCGACTCGTCGCCATCTGAAAAAAGATCAGCTTTTCGTCTTCCCGGATTCCATCTAATGGGAAACGGTGAAGAAGATGAGGAAGGGGAGGATGATAGTAGTGACGAAGAAGCCGTTGCAGGAGGAATTAAGGAAGCTGTTAGTAGCAACGAGAACCACAAGTCTTTAGATCACTGTCTTGGTCAAAGTAGGATAGACTGTTTTGCTCGATTATTGGCTCAGTGTGTTAAGGAAGGAGTTTGCTCTTCCCCGCAGATATCGGTCCCTTTAAGCAAGGCCGCCCACCTTTACAACTATGTTAATGCTACGGTGGCTCCTGAGAAACTTCTTCACGTGTTTGGTTCGAGTAGTACTTTAGCAGGTGAGCAGGAATCCTCATCCACAGACAAGTATTGGACCGCTCAATTAAAAATAATGCGTCAAATGGTGGAGTCGATGGATTTTCTTGAAGACATCGTGGATAGAAATGATTTAGTCCTCGGTAACTTAGAAAAAGCTGTGCTCCGGGAGCTGGTTGAGGTGCTTGAACCTTTCGAGGAGGCCTCGGACATGGTCTCTGGAGACAAGCATGTGTCCATCAGCCTAGCCTTGCCATGTGTATTAGGTCTTCGCAAGCATCTGGCAGAGGTCACTACTCAACAGTGTTCTGGGATTGTGATGGGATTGTCTCAAGCCCTGGAGCGCAGGCTTGCTGGCATTCTTGAAGACCCTCTTTTTGTGACAGCCACTACTCTTGACCCACAGTTCAAACTCTCCTGGAGCAGTGACACTGACTGGCACAAGCAGGTGCTGTTGGAGGAGGTTGGAAAGCATACACAACCTTTGAGTCCACTTGAACATCATTCGGAAGCCCAGCCTTCACCGTCAAAACGCTGTAAGCTTTTCTCGTTTATTAAACAGAGGCCGACCACTCAGGCCAAGACTGTTGAGCAGGAGCTGTCTACGTATCTCCACGAGGAACCAACAGACGAGGATCCACTGCAATACTGGAAGCGAAAGTCCATTGATTTCCCCTTGCTCTCACAAGTAGCCAAGAAAGTTTTTACTGTACCAGCAACGACCACATCGGTGGATCAGATTTTTAACCTGGTTAGCAAGACGCTCGGACCACAGCGATGTCAATATATGCCAAAAAACCTGGACACTTTGATTTACTTAAAGGCTAACTATAAAATACTTTGGTCCTAA
- the fkbpl gene encoding FK506-binding protein-like: protein MTTVHVPERQVDHNPAETSWISACPGGLWKVHRRWLGPRPKGDNTPMMGSLCKVKVRRKSENTSHTSSDEQESIANVDCSMQATSYPRTHDSVLQVPLDEWFLLRMGEGQCDIIEGCLEGMKAGEMCEFTLSAWDEKNASAICSDATIPQTESASGQQFLCFTLQLHSVTSGKESWQMTPGEKWTWVLSHKQWGGQRFGNGDIWGAADCYCRAVKLAITLHGQTQRNTKEMSQEGVEEDNDNSLPSSDAKEEDEAESSSDSSIPTEEEYKTVKAELHSNLSLCQLKLGQFGKARDSSIKATELNPKSTKAWYRLGQACLQLGELDESRMAFEKMLELQPDSASARSALKQVNSKLKDLDSKLSQRLSKMFN from the exons ATGACAACAGTCCACGTGCCTGAAAGACAAGTGGATCATAATCCAGCTGAGACGTCATGGATCTCCGCGTGTCCTGGTGGTCTGTGGAAAGTGCACAGAAGATGGCTTGGGCCAAGACCAAAAGGGGACAATACGCCTATGATGGGATCATTATGTAAAGTGAAAGTGCGAAGAAAGAGTGAAAACACATCACATACTTCTTCTGATGAACAGGAATCAATAGCCAATGTTGATTGTAGTATGCAGGCTACCTCATATCCTCGCACCCATGACTCTGTACTGCAAGTTCCACTAGATGAGTGGTTTTTGTTGCGTATGGGAGAGGGTCAGTGTGACATAATAGAGGGCTGCCTGGAAGGGATGAAGGCTGGAGAGATGTGTGAG TTTACACTAAGTGCCTGGGATGAAAAGAATGCCAGTGCTATATGCAGTGATGCTACCATTCCCCAGACTGAAAGTGCATCAGGCCAGCAGTTTCTCTGCTTCACACTACAGCTACACTCAGTTACCTCTGGGAAAGAGTCATGGCAGATGACACCTGGAGAAAAGTGGACTTGGGTGCTGTCTCACAAGCAATGGGGCGGCCAGAGGTTTGGGAATGGAGATATCTGGGGGGCAGCAGACTGCTACTGCAGAGCTGTTAAACTGGCAATAACGTTACATGGCCAGACCCAAAGAAACACAAAAGAGATGTCTCAAGAAGGTGTGGAAGAAGATAATGACAACAGTTTGCCATCTTCCGATGCTAAGGAAGAAGATGAGGCCGAAAGTTCTTCAGACTCCAGCATTCCCACTGAGGAGGAGTATAAAACTGTCAAAGCAGAACTTCACTCCAATCTCTCTTTGTGCCAGCTTAAGTTAGGACAGTTTGGAAAAGCCAGAGATAGTAGTATCAAAGCCACTGAGCTAAACCCAAAGAGCACTAAGGCCTGGTACCGGCTTGGGCAAGCTTGCCTTCAGCTCGGGGAGTTGGATGAGTCCCGTATGGCCTTTGAAAAGATGCTGGAACTCCAACCTGATTCAGCCTCCGCTCGCAGTGCTTTAAAACAAGTCAATTCAAAGTTAAAAGATTTAGACAGTAAACTCAGTCAAAGGCTGAGCAAGATGTTTAACTAG
- the guca1b gene encoding guanylyl cyclase-activating protein 2, whose amino-acid sequence MGQRLSEESDDKEIDVAELQEWYKKFVVECPSGTLFMHEFKSFFGVSGNQEAADYIENMFRAFDKNGDNTIDFLEYVAALNLVLRGKLEHKLKWTFKMYDKDGSGCIDKTELKEIVESIYRLKKACHGELDAECNLLTPDQVVDRIFELVDENGDGELSLDEFIDGARRDKWVMKMLQMDVNPGEWINEQRRRSANF is encoded by the exons ATGGGTCAGCGGCTCAGTGAGGAGTCCGATGATAAAGAAATCGATGTTGCTGAACTGCAGGAATGGTATAAAAAGTTTGTGGTTGAATGTCCGAGTGGAACTCTCTTCATGCACGAGTTTAAGAGCTTCTTTGGTGTAAGCGGCAACCAAGAAGCAGCAGATTACATAGAAAACATGTTTCGTGCTTTTGACAAAAATGGG GACAACACTATTGATTTTCTAGAATACGTCGCAGCTTTGAATCTGGTGCTGCGAGGGAAACTGGAGCACAAATTAAAATGGACCTTTAAAATGTATGACAAGGATGGGAGTGGCTGCATTGACAAAACAGAACTGAAGGAGATTGTGGAG TCAATCTACCGACTAAAGAAAGCCTGTCATGGTGAACTTGATGCAGAGTGTAACCTGCTGACCCCAGATCAGGTGGTGGACCGAATATTTGAACTAGTGGATGAGAACGGAGATg GGGAGTTGTCTCTGGATGAGTTCATCGACGGGGCACGTCGTGACAAATGGGTGATGAAGATGCTGCAGATGGACGTTAACCCCGGAGAGTGGATCAATGAACAGCGACGTCGAAGCGCCAACTTCTGA
- the oard1 gene encoding ADP-ribose glycohydrolase OARD1 isoform X2, whose amino-acid sequence MTKIQKIIFQSLCSSGWQLQYMRGDLFTCLATDALAHCISEDCRMGAGIAVLFKKKFGIEEVRAQNKVPGQCAVLKKSDRFVYYLITKQKYYQKPTYGTLKKSLVCMRDHCLANGVERISMPRIGCGLDKLKWENVSSIITEVFQNTDVCITVYSI is encoded by the exons ATGACAAAGATACAAAAGAT TATATTTCAGTCCCTGTGCAGCTCAGGATGGCAGCTGCAGTATATGAGAGGAGATCTGTTCACCTGTCTGGCCACAGACGCCCTGGCACATTGTATCAGTGAGGATTGTCGTATGGGAGCAGGTATAGCTGTGCTTTTCAAGAAGAAATTTGGAATTGAAGAGGTTCGTGCTCAGA ACAAGGTTCCAGGGCAGTGTGCTGTTCTTAAAAAATCTGATCGGTTTGTGTACTACCTG ATCACAAAGCAAAAATACTACCAGAAGCCCACATATGGGACTCTCAAAAAGAGCCTTGTGTGTATGAGAGACCACTGCTTGGCCAATGGTGTTGAGAGAATATCCATGCCTCG GATTGGCTGTGGGCTGGATAAATTGAAATGGGAAAATGTGTCGTCCATTATTACTGAAGTCTTCCAGAATACAGACGTCTGCATCACTGTCTATTCAATTTAG
- the oard1 gene encoding ADP-ribose glycohydrolase OARD1 isoform X1, which yields MSKGYKGQVNTDDKDTKDSLCSSGWQLQYMRGDLFTCLATDALAHCISEDCRMGAGIAVLFKKKFGIEEVRAQNKVPGQCAVLKKSDRFVYYLITKQKYYQKPTYGTLKKSLVCMRDHCLANGVERISMPRIGCGLDKLKWENVSSIITEVFQNTDVCITVYSI from the exons ATGTCTAAGGGATATAAAGGCCAAGTTAACACAGATGACAAAGATACAAAAGAT TCCCTGTGCAGCTCAGGATGGCAGCTGCAGTATATGAGAGGAGATCTGTTCACCTGTCTGGCCACAGACGCCCTGGCACATTGTATCAGTGAGGATTGTCGTATGGGAGCAGGTATAGCTGTGCTTTTCAAGAAGAAATTTGGAATTGAAGAGGTTCGTGCTCAGA ACAAGGTTCCAGGGCAGTGTGCTGTTCTTAAAAAATCTGATCGGTTTGTGTACTACCTG ATCACAAAGCAAAAATACTACCAGAAGCCCACATATGGGACTCTCAAAAAGAGCCTTGTGTGTATGAGAGACCACTGCTTGGCCAATGGTGTTGAGAGAATATCCATGCCTCG GATTGGCTGTGGGCTGGATAAATTGAAATGGGAAAATGTGTCGTCCATTATTACTGAAGTCTTCCAGAATACAGACGTCTGCATCACTGTCTATTCAATTTAG
- the apobec2b gene encoding C->U-editing enzyme APOBEC-2b, with translation MADKKDSKTPGKVLIKKKEKKVEGKPEKKKEKDKDEKIKKKTEKSPENQPDKDKDEMVKKKAEKSPENQPKNEDTSQGNGEVAAGAQGPGKEEEFELEPMELPPFEIIAGDRMNPIFFKFQFKNVEYSSGRNKTFLCYQVDIQGQAEADGLRGYLEDEHSGLHAEEAFFQQVLALYDTSLSYTVTWYTSSSPCAACSAKLVEILQNRKTLRLNIHCSRLFEWEEPEIQAGLQELVRAGCKLRMMRPLDFAYVWSTFVENEEDNFTPWEDCQDNYEYYDEKLCNILK, from the exons ATGGCGGACAAAAAGGACAGCAAGACCCCCGGCAAGGTTTtgataaagaaaaaagaaaagaaagtggAGGGTAAACCCGAgaagaagaaagaaaaagaTAAGGATGAAAAGATAAAAAAGAAGACGGAAAAGAGCCCTGAAAATCAACCGGATAAAGATAAGGATGAAATGGTTAAAAAGAAGGCAGAAAAGAGCCCTGAAAATCAACCCAAAAATGAGGATACTTCTCAGGGAAATGGAGAGGTAGCAGCAGGAGCCCAGGGGCCCGGAAAAGAAGAAGAGTTTGAGCTGGAACCTATGGAGCTTCCACCATTTGAGATCATTGCAGG TGACAGAATGAACCCCATCTTCTTTAAGTTCCAATTCAAAAATGTAGAATATTCCTCAGGGCGAAACAAGACCTTCCTGTGTTACCAGGTGGACATCCAAGGGCAAGCAGAAGCAGATGGGCTTCGTGGTTATCTGGAGGATGAGCATTCAGGTTTACACGCTGAAGAAGCCTTCTTCCAACAAGTGCTGGCCTTGTACGATACGTCACTTAGCTACACAGTGACCTGGTACACGTCCTCGAGCCCCTGCGCGGCCTGCTCGGCTAAGCTTGTGGAGATCTTGCAAAACCGCAAGACGCTCCGCCTTAACATCCACTGCTCTCGTCTCTTCGAGTGGGAGGAGCCAGAGATACAAGCTGGACTTCAGGAGCTAGTTAGGGCGGGGTGTAAGCTACGCATGATGAGGCCTTTGGATTTTGCTTATGTTTGGTCTACTTTTGTAGAGAACGAGGAAGATAACTTTACACCCTGGGAAGACTGTCAAGATAACTATGAATATTATGATGAAAAGCtgtgtaatattttaaaatag